The Pirellulales bacterium DNA window TGCCGCCCGCGACCGCCTGGCGCGGATGATTTGCGCCGACCGCGACCTGTTCAGCCAAGAAGACGCCCTGGCGGCCGCCGTCGCCGTCGCGCGTGGCCAATTGTCGCAGCTCGGCCTCGCCGCCCGAAACGTGCTGCGACGATTGCCGGAAGTGCCGGGAACAATTGTCATCTCAGGCCAGGGAGAATTCATCGCCCGGCAACTTTGCCAGCGTCTGCAAGTGCCGGCACCGATCGTTTCGCTGGCCCAAGAACTGGGTGCGACCGTCTCGCAAGCGGCGGCGGCGCATGCGTTGGCCGTAATCGCCGGGGAACGCACGTGAACCAGCTCGCCGGCCCACCGGTCCGTGTCGTCAAACTGGGCGGCAGTCTTCTTGATCTGGCCGATCTGGCCGACCGGCTGCGGCGCTGGCTTGGCGAGCAACCCGCCGCAGCCAACGTGCTGGTCGTGGGCGGCGGACGTATGGCCGACGTGGTGCGTGACTTCGACAGGCGGCATGGTCTTCGTTCAGCCGATGCCCATTGGCTGGCCATTGCCGCGATGGCGTTGAATGCACGACTTGTGGCTGCATTGCTGCCCGAGGCCCTGTGGTTGGAATCGCTGCTCGACAACGGCATTCGCGACGCACCTTTGTCTATCCTCAATCCGGCACGCTTCCTTCGCGAGGACGAGGCCGCTGGATCGGCTGGTCGGTTGCCGATGAGTTGGCAAGCGACCAGCGACTCGATCGCCGCGCGCGCGGCTGAACTGCTGGCCGCCGACGAGTTAGTGCTGCTGAAATCAACGTCCCCGCCCGAACCGGCGACGGTTGAGGTTCTGCTCGCGGCGGGATACGTCGACGCCTTCTTTGCCAAGGCAAGCGGAGGCGTGGCGCGCGTTCGATACTGCAATTTGCGGGACGGAACCAGCTAGCCGCAAAAGGCATTCAGCACGATGGGTGCCGGATGTTTTTCGCGCTATTTTTTCTTCGGCTTGGCGAACAAGGGCCGCAAGGGCATCGAAAACCCCGGCAGCACATCGCCGCCGGACAAGGTCGCGTTTTCATCGAGCACGGTCGATTCGTCTTTGCCAGTAAACACTTCGACGGTTTTCTTACGCGGCTCGACGAACCACACCAGGCGGACGCCGGCGCCGAAATAGTCGTCCAGCTTGCGGTCCATTTCCGGTTTCGTATTGCCCTCGCTGAGCACCTCCACGGCCAAATCGGGCACGATGTTGGGAACCGGTTCTTCAGTGATGCCGTCGGGAAATTCTTTCCATGAGGCGAAGGCCACGTCGGGAATCCGCACCATTCCCGGAAAAAGTCGCATCATGCCGCCCTCGCCGCTCACGACACCCAGATTATGAGTCTCGACAAAATCTCCCAACCGCCGCGCAATGGCCACCGCGATAACGCTCTCGTAGAATCCCACGGTTTTCTCCACCAAAACGCCCTCGACCAATTCACAAAGGCGGTTCTCATGCTCCTCAATGTCGATCACGTCTTGTTCCGTGGCGGTGCCCGGAACGGGCACACTCCGAATGCGCCAGGCGGGCATGGGACCGAACAGTTCGGCCAGATCGGTCAGCGTCATCGCGTTGGGAGGGTTTTCGACTTGTGCCATAACGACTCAGGAAAAACGCGGTCACTTGTAATTCTGACACGTTCGGCGCCGAGCGGCAAGCGCGATGGCTTGTGCCATCGAAGGCCAGCGCGACTCGATCGTAATGCGGTCAGGGTTTGCCCCAGCCACAGCGGAACAGATCGCCGGGATTGAGGATGAGCGTCGCCTCGGCGGTCACATACGCCGTGCCGCGGATGCGTGGAATGATCTTGCCGTCTTCGACGCGCACCGATCCTTCGAACACGCTGCCCACGATGCTCTCTTGCCGCCAGGTTTGTCCCTCGCGCAGCTTGCCGTCGGCATAGAGGCAGGCCAGCTTGGCGCTGGTGCCGGTACCGCAGGGCGAACGGTCGTAAGCCTTGCCTGGACAAAGCACGAAGTTGCGGCTGTCGGCATCGGGGCGGCCCGGCGGACCGAACAGCTCGATATGGTCAATTTCCTGGCCGTCGGCGCCGGTGATGCCCTGCTCGGACAACGCGCGGCGAATCCGCCACGTGACGTCGGTCAACCGTTCGACGTTGGTCAACTCGATCTGCTCGTCGTGGTCACGGACGAGAAAAAACCAGTTTCCTCCCCAGGCGACGTCCCCCACAACGGGGCCCAGGCCCGGCACATCGAGGACCACGGCAGCCGCGTGGCGATAACTGGCTACATTGTCGAGCGAGACCTGGTTGGCGCCGTCGTATTCGACGGTCACGGCGCCGACGGGCGTGTCCAGTCGATGCCGGCCGGCGCCGATGCGACCCAGATGGCCCATCGCCACCACCACGCCGATCGTGCCGTGCCCGCACATGCCCAGACAGCCGACGTTGTTGAAAAAGATCACCCCGGCGGCACAACTCGGATCGACGGGCGGCACGAGCAGAGCGCCGACCATCACGTCGCTTCCCCGCGGCTCGTTGACGACGGCCGAGCGAAACGCATCGAACTGCTGGCGAAAGCGATCGCGGCGGGCGGCCAACGACGTCGAGCCGAGATCGGGTCCACCGGCGATCACTACCCGCGTCGGCTCGCCGCCGGTGTGCGTGTCGATGACTTGGATGCGCTGGAGTCGGGCGTCGGGCATGGGAAGAAGGCGTTAGGCGTTGGGCATTGGGCGTTAGGCATTGGCCGGCAGAGCGCAATTGGAATACGGCGCCTAAAGCCTAACGCCCAGCGCCTCGACGACGTTCGCAAGCTCGCTGGTTGGGTGTCACACGTTACGGCACATAAACAAATTCCGCCAAGTTGAAAATCACGTGCGCCATATCTGCCCACAGCGATTGGTTCTTCAGCGTGTCGGCCTCGGCAACCTGGTGCAGCTCGGCAAACTGCCGCACCGCCTTCGCGAAACGCTGCTGCTCGGCGTCGCTCGGCACGCGGCCCAAGGCCGTCTCGAACATGGAAGCGATCCGCTCAGCCACGCTGCCGGCCGGTTGCTGAACGAGCCGGCCAGCCCAGACGTTTGCCTGGCCCAGCACAAACGGGTCGTTGAGCAAGGCGAGCGCCTGGGCCGGCACGTTGGTCACGTCGCGCCGGCCCTGCGTCACCTTGCCGCCGGGAAAATTGAACGCGCCCAGAAACTGCGGCGCCTCCATCAGGTTGTTCTTGATGTAAACACTGCGGCGGCCGTTCCCGTCGAGCGGCCCGGCGAAAAGACGGCGGTCGGCGATATCCTGCTGCCGATAAGGCTGCACGCTCATGCCAAACAGCACCGGCTCCAGTCGCCCCGATGCCGCCAGAATGCTATCGCGAATGGCCTCCGCTTCAAGGCGACGGGCAGGATAGTGCGAGAGGAGCCGATTCGCCGGATCGAACTGTTGAGCGGGGGGCAATGCCTCGCTCGATGCTTGAAATGTGCCGGAAAGCACGATCGTGCGAATCAACCGCTTCAACGACCAGCCCTCGGCCGCGAATCGGGCGGCCAGATAATCGAGCAACTCCGGGTGCGACGGCTGCTCGCCGATATGGCCGAAGTCGTCGACTGTTTGCACAATGCCCGTGCCGAACAGATGGTGCCAGACGCGGTTGACCATCACACGGGCCGTGAGCGGGTTTTCGCGGCTGCCAATCATGTGGGCCAGTTCCAGCCGCCCGCTGCCGGCGGCCGTGAACGGCGCGGGCGCGCCCGATAGCACTTCCAAGTAGCGCCGCTCGACGGTCTCGCCGGGCCGCCGGCAATCTCCGCGGACAAACACCGCTTGCTCGATGCCCGGTCCCCCGTCGGCCGCGCCGGGAACAACCCGCGGCAGCGTCAAGCCGCCCTCGATCTGCCGATATTGCTGCGCGAGCGTCGCCAGCCGCGGCGATGCCGAGGGACTATTTGTCAGCAGCTCGCGGCGCAGCAAGGCATCGACCCACTGCACGTCGTCGTCGCCGGCCTGCTCCGAAGCCCAGGCATCGATCGTCCGATCAAGCAGGGCCGCATAGCGCTCGACGACTTGATTGAAGCTCTGCGGTTCACTTCCCGCGAAGAGCGGCAGCAGATGCTTCAGCTCGGCTTTGGGCGGCTCGGCCGCGTCGTGCAGCACGACGCGCGTCACGCCGAAATACGAGCGCGGATCTTCCGCGGCTTTCTCCCACGGCAGCTTGTAGTTCGCCTTGTCGCCGCCCAGCGCGCTCAACTGGTCGGGGAACTTGGGGTTGTCGAACATGGTCATCAGTTCGGCGTAGGTCCGCAAGCGGTCGCGGTCGTCGGGCGGCGAAAAAGTGATCCACTGCCAACCATCGGAGGTCAGGGCGCGGTAGTTCACATAGTTGAACTGGCAGTTATTCGAGACCAACCGCACGGCGCTCGACCGCTCGCCGACAACGCGAAAGCTGATCTTTTTCTTACCCGGCGGCAACACGGCCGAACGCAGCGTGCCGTTGAGCTTTTCGGAAAGCGCGTTGGTGTAAAGGCCCGCCGGCAGCACGGACTTGACGAGCAGGTCGCCTTGGGCATGGAGCGCGAACTCGCCGCTGCGGGCCGGCCCTTCCTTAAGTCCCTGCCCCCCGATCTGCCAGTCGGCCGAAACGCCAGTGCGAAAATCGGCGAAGGTGCTGAATTGCGTCTGGTTGTATTGGCTCCGCTCGCGGTCTTGCTGCGTATACTCTTCAGAGAGTTTCCGCCAGGCCGCGGAGAAGGCCGCCGGATCGTCGCCTGCGGCGGCCATCCGCCGGGCCGGCTCGAACGGATCTTCCAGCGGGGCCTTCTCGACCGCCAGCGCCGCGACCCACTTTTCCAGCCGACCGGCGTCGAGGCCCATTGCCAACTGTTCGGCATACGGATGATTGGCCCGCTTGGCACGGGCGGCCTGCAGGTAGCGGGCGATTTGCTGGGCGTCGCTCTTCCAGGCGGCGGCCAACTCCTTGCGGATTTCGGCCTTCAGGTCGCGAAGCTGGCGCATCGGCCCGGCGTTGGCCTCGGGCGCGTCGATGGTGTGGCTGACCATTCGCGAGCTGCGCAGCACGCCGAGCAGGGCGTAGTAGTCGCGCATCGAGACGGCGTCGAGCTTGTGATCGTGGCACCGGGCGCAGGCCACCGTCGTCGCCTGAAACGCCTTGCTCAGCGTGTCGATCTGGTTGTCTTCAATGTCGTAGCCGATGTCGGGCAGCGAGATGCAATCGTCATGGTTCGCCTCGCCGAAGCGGTAAAAGGCCGTGGCGATGACCGCCTCGTTGAACCGCTCGGCTTCGTTCCAGCGCGGCGGCAGGAGGTCGCCCGCGATGTGCTCGCGCACGAACTGGTCGTAGGGCAAGTCGGCGTTGAATGCCCGGATGAGATAGTCGCGGTATCGCCAGGCATGATGGACTTCATAGTTCCACTCGTTGCCGTGCGTCTCGCTGAAACGCACCACGTCCATCCAGTGACGCGCCCAACGTTCGCCGAAATGGGGCGACGCCAAGAGCGAGTCGATATAACGCTCGACGGCGGCCGAAAGCTCGCGATCACCCTTGGCGGCGGTGAGCCGGGCGACTTGCTCCGGCGTGGGCGGCAATCCGGTGAGCAGCAGCGCCAAGCGCCGCGCCAAAGTGGCGGGCGTAGCGCGAACGCCCGGCCGCAGCCCCTTGGATTCGAGCGCGGAGAGAATAAAGCGGTCGATCGGTTGTTGGGAGTAGCCGGCGTCGTTCGTCGTGGGCACGGCGGGTTCGACGACGGGCTTCAAGCTCCACCAATCGCGGCGACCGCGGAGGATGTCCGGCCAATCGCCGCCGGCCTTGTTGCCAGGCGAAGCCGTGATCCGCGGATCGGGCGCTCCAAGCTTCACCCAGGTTTCCAAGTCGGCGATGGCCGCGGCTGAGAGCTTGCCTTTGGGCGGCATCTGCGGGGCGTCGTCGCTGTAACGCACGGCGCGGATCAGCAGGCTCGCATCCGGTTTGCCCGGCTCGATTGCGGATCCGGTTTCGCCTCCCGTGCGCAGTCCGTCGCGGCTGTCGAGCAGCAGCTCGCCGCCGAGTTTCTTGGCACCGGCCGAATGGCACTCGTAGCAATGCTTTGTGAGAACCGGCCGCACGCGCTTCTCGAAGAACTCGACGCCGCCGTCGTCGGCGCGCACTGCCGATAGGGCGAGGCCGGCGAAAAGCAGACTCAGGGCCAGGGTGCGTCGCATGTGACGATTTCAGGAAGGAACATGAGGCAGGTGTAATTATAGCATCAACGGTATTGCGGTTAAACTTGGAACACGCCCAGCTTGAAAGGCTCTAACTCCGCGTGGCGCGTGGCGATCTCCAGCGCGAAGATCAACTCCTCGCGCGTGCGGGCAGGGTCGATGATCTTGTCGACCCAGCCGCGGGCCGCCGCGTAACGCGGGTCCATCTGCCGGTCGTAACTTTCCTTGACCTCGGTCTTCAGACGGGCCAGCTTTTCGGGATCGACCTCCTCGCCTTGCCGCTGGAGACTCTTGATCGTGATGTCGAGCAAGGTCGACGTGGCTTGCTCGCCGCCCATCACCGCGCAGCGCGCCGTCGGCCAGGCGAAGAGGAAACGCGGGTCGAAGGCCTTGCCGCACAAGGCGTAGTTGCCCGCCCCGTACGATCCGCCCACGATCAGCGTGATTTTCGGCACGCGGCTGTTGCTGATGGCGTTGACCAGCTTGGCGCCCGCCTTGATGATTCCCTCGCGCTCGCTGTCGCGGCCGACCATGAAACCGTTCACGTCCTGGAAGAACAGAATCGGCAGCCAGTCCTGGTTGCAATTCATCACAAACCGGGCAGCCTTCTCGGCGCTGTCGACGTAGATCACGCCGCCGAACTGCACCGGCCCACTCGCTGGCCGTACCTGGTGATGCTGATTGGCCACAATGCCCACCGGAAAGCCTCCCAGGCGGGCCGTGCCGCACACCAGCGATTGGCCATACTCGGCTTTGTATTCGTCGAACGTATCCGCATCGACGATGCACCGCAGCAGCTCGCGAACTTCATAGTCGCGCCGCGGATTGCCGCTGACGATCGTATCGAGGTCTGCCGGCGGCCGGGCAGGTTCCGCGGATGCCAGCCGCGTGAAAGGCGGCCCCGGCTGCGGCGGACCGGCCGCCACGGCGGACACCAGCCGCCGCAGCCGCGCCAGGCACGACTCGTCGTCGGCATCGCGGTAGTCGATGGTGCCGCTGACTTGGGCGTGCATCTCGGCGCCGCCCAATTCCTCGCTCGACACGGTCTGGCCGATCGCGCTTTTGACCAAGGCCGGCCCCGCCAGATACAGCCCGGAGCCGTCGGTCATCAGCAGCTTGTCGCAGAGCACCGGCAGGTAGCCGCCGCCGGCCACGCAGTTGCCCATGATGGCGGCGATCTGGCCGATGCCCGCCGCCGAGAGCACCGCGTTGTTGCGGAAGATGCGGCCGAAATCGTCTTCGTCGGGGAACACGTCTTCTTGCAACGGCAAAAACACCCCTGCCGAATCGACCAGGTAGACGAGCGGCAGCCGGTTCTGAAAGGCGATCCGCTGGCAGCGCAGCACTTTCTTGGTGGTGGCCGGAAAGAAGGCACCGGCCTTCACGGTGGCGTCGTTGGCGATGATCATTTGCCTTCGCCCGGCGACGGTGCCGATGCCGCAGACCACGCCGGCGGCCGGCGCTCCGCCCCACTCGGCATACATTTCCCAGCCGGCCCATAGCCCGATCTCGAAGAAGGCCGTACCGGGATCGACGAGCCGCTCGATCCGTTCGCGGGCCGTGAGGCGGCCTTTGGCGTGTTGCCGCTGAATGGCCGCTTGGCCGCCTCCGACCGCGATTTCGGCTTCGAGCAACGAAAAACTTTGGACGATTTCGGCAAGCGTGGCGGGCATAAGGCGAACAACCTGGTGTGTTGGCGAGCGAGCATCATAGCAGCCTTTGCCGCGAAGATGGAGAAGTGCGGCAAGCCGTGTCAGCCGCCGGCAAAAAATCCGTGCCGGTCCCGCGGTTAGGGCGAAGAATACAGAGACATCCACGAGCAGCCACCACTCAGACCGCCGGAGGAACGCTATGCGAGCACGGGCACATGCAACGTGGATTTTGGCGATGGCCGCCTTCTGCTGCGGCCCAGCCCAAGCCGGTCCGCCGCCCTTCTTTGGTGCGAAGCCTGCGCACTCTGCCATCAAGTCGAGCCATTACTACCCATCGCCCAAATGGCCGGGCAAGGGATACGGCTGGGCCGGAAAGAGCGCCCGCAAGTGGAACGGCTACGGCCCGCTGGGAACCGGCGCCTATCGCGGGTACGGATACGGGTTCAATGGTTATCCCTTTCCATATCGCGCCTATAAATTCGGCTACCCGCAGAACCTTTTGGGACCGGGCAACGTCGGCAACGGCTACATTGTTTACACCTACTTCGGCGAAGGCTACCCAGGCTGGAAGTATTGGCCGGGCCGTCTCGGGCAAAATTGGTGAGGGAGAGGCGGAGCGACGGAGAGAGGGAGAGAGGGAGAGGAAACGAGCGCGACGTGGACGCCTCATTTCGTTCACTCCCTCCCTCCGTCTCTCCGTCACTCCCTCCCTCCGTCGCTCCCTCTCTCCGTCGCTCCCTCCCCCCGTCTCTTCCCCTAGGCCGGGCGTTGAATTACAACCATGTCTGGCCGGCGGCGCATCGCGCCGCCCGGCACGCCCGTTTTTCCATCGCTCGCCCGACGAACTCCGGAGATCGACACCATGCGCCCTCGTCTATTCTGGACGGTTGCCGCGACCGCCATCCTCGCCACCAGCCGGCTTCCAGCCGCCGACGCCGACTCGAAACGGCCCAATATCGTCTTCATCTTCTCCGACGATCACGCCTACCAGGCCATCAGCGCCTATGGTCACAAGCTGAACCAGACGCCCAACATCGACCGCATCGCCAACGAGGGAATGCGGTTCGACCGCTGCCTGGTGACCAATTCGATCTGCGGGCCGAGCCGGGCGGTGATTCTCACCGGAAAATACTCGCACCTCAATGGCTTCTATAACAACACCAACAGCCGCTTCGACGGCTCGCAAACGACCTTCCCCAAGCTCTTGCACGGGGCCGGCTATCAGACGGCGATGATCGGCAAGTGGCACCTGGTGAGCGACCCCACCGGATTCGATTATTGGGAGATCCTGCCCGGCCAAGGGCAGTATTACAACCCGCCGATGATTCGCAACGGCCAGCGCGTCAAGCACGCCGGTTATACGACCGACATCATCACCGACCTGGCCCTCGATTGGCTGAAAGGCCGCGACAAAGACAAGCCCTTTCTGTTGATGTGCCAGCATAAGGCGCCTCATCGCGAATGGGAGCCGAACACCAAGTACCTCGAAGAATACGACCGCGAGTATCCGGAGCCGGAGACGCTGTTCGACGACTATTCCGGACGTGGCCTGGCCGAGAAAACCCAGGACATGACGATCGCCAAGACGATGAACGACAAAGACCTGAAATTCACCACGCCCGCGGCGCTGACCGCCGAGCAGCGAAAGGCCTGGGACGCTTTTTACGCGCCGCGAAACGAGAAGTTCCGCCAGGCCAAGCTTGAGGGCCGCGACCTGGTGCGTTGGAAGTATCAGCGCTACATGCACGACTACCTGGCCTGCATCGCCTCGGTCGACGAGAGCGTCGGCCGTGTGCTCGACTATCTGAAAGAGGCCGGCCTGGAGAAAAACACGATCGTGGTTTATTCGGCGGACCAGGGTTTTTACCTGGGCGAGCACGGCTGGTTCGACAAGCGGTGGATCTTCGAAGAGTCGCTGCGCACGCCGCTGTTGGTGCGCTGGCCGGGCGTGGTCAAGCCCAAGAGCGTCAACGACGACCTTGTTTCGAACCTCGATTTCGGCGAGACGTTTTTGCAGGCCGCGGGCGTCGATGCGCCGGCCGAAATGCAGGGCCGCAGCCTGGCGGGCATTTTGAAAGGCCAGACGCCCGACGACTGGCGCAAGAGCTTTTACTACCAATACTACGAATATCCCGGCCCGCACAACGTGCGGCGGCATTACGGCGTGGTGACCGACCGCTACAAGCTGGTTTACTTTTATGAGCCGGAGGTCAACTATTGGGAGCTGTTTGACCGCAAGAGCGATCCGCACGAGCTGACGAGCGTCTACGGTAAGCCCGACCATGCGGCCGCGCAAAAGGAGCTCGAAGCCGAGGTGGGCCGACTGCGCGCGCAGCTCAAGCTGCCGGAACACGACCCGCCCGAAGCGGACATCAAGCGCAGACCGGCCGCCAAGCGCACGGGCACGTAGTGCTGTGTCAGTCGTTCCTTCATCGATCGACCGCGAGGCAGCGGCGGTGGCTGGGGCAGAGCTTGGCCAGGACCGGCCCGGTTTGAGGACACGCTCCGCGGCCAAGCGATGCCCCGGTGCGTCAAACCGGGGCATCGCTTGGCCGCGGAGCGCATTCTGAAGGTCGCGGTCGAGCAGCGTATGGACCACGCTTTCCAGACTTGTTAGTCTAACGGAATGGCATACGAACTTTCGCCCCAAACTGAGCAGTACCTCGCTGGCGTGGTGGCCGGCGGCCTCTATCCCTCGAAGGAAGCCGCGCTGGAAGCGGCCGTGGAAGCACTGCGAGACAAAAGCGGGCCGCCGCCTTCGGTGCCCGAAGTACATTTGGAATTGGTCGAGGAGGCAATTGCATCCGTTCAGGCTGGGCGGCTACGCGAACTCACCGCGGCCGATTGGTCGCGGCTCCGACAGCATGCACATGACGTATCGGCGCGCGGAGCTGGTGGTCGCTGATGCGCCGCGTCCTTTACAGTGTCCAAGCGGAGCAGGATCTGCGGCAAATCGTCGAGCACATTGCGCTCGACGATCTGACTGCGGCGATAGACTGGCTCGACGCAACCGAGGCCTTGTTCGGTTTGCTCGCTACGCACCCGGCGCTTGGTCAACGGATGGAAACACCCCGATGGGGCGAAGTGCGGCAACATACCGCGGATAGCTACGTCATTTACTACCGCTTCGACGACGACGGCTTGCAGGTCTTGCGCGTGCTACACGCTGCCCGCGAGCAAGATCCTTTGCTTTAAATGTGCTCCTACCCTGGACCAATGTGCCGACTCGTCATCATCTTCTTCATTGCCGCGCTGGCTGATCTTCCGGCCCTCTTTGCGGACGAACAACCAAGCGAGCCGCTGGAAGCGGCGAAGCTGCTTGTCGCGCGCATGGCAGCGGGCCAGTTCGACAAGGCGATCGAAGCTTTCGAACCGACCATGAAACAGGTCATGCCAGAGGCGAAACTAAAGGACGTCTGGGACGGTCTGACCAGCCAGTACGGCCCACTGCTGCGGGCGACTGAAACCCGAGCGACGAAGGCAAAACAATACGAATTGGTTTTCGTGACCTGCGAGTTTCGCCGGGGAAAGCTCGCAGCCAAAGTTGTCTTCACCGCCGACAACAAGATCACCGGACTGTTCTTCGTACCATCAGGCACATATAAGCCGCCCCCTTATGCCGACCCCTCAAAATTCGAGGAACAGGAACTTCCAGTTGGCCACGGGCTTTGGAGTGTCCCCGGCACGCTTTCGCTTCCCAAAGGTGATGGGCCTTTCCCGGCGGTGGTTCTTGTGCATGGTTCCGGTCCCCAGGATCGAGACGAAACCATCGGCCCGAACAAACCGTTCCGCGACCTTGCTCACGGTCTAGCACCCCAAGGAATCGCCGTTCTGCGTTATGAGAAGCGCACCAAGGAGCACCCGACCTTGATGGCGTTGTCCGCAAACACGATCACGGTCAAGGAAGAGACGATTGACGATGCCCTGGCCGCCGTCGAGGCTTTGTCGTCCGAGAAGAAGATCGACACGAGCAGGATCTTCGTGTTGGGGCACAGCCTCGGAGGGTCGGTCCTGCCCCGAATCGGACAGGGCAATCCTTCCGTTGCGGGCTTCATCAGCCTCGCAGGCTCGACACGGCCATTGGAGGAGATTGTGCTGGAACAAGTCCGCTACGTTCTGTCATTGAATGGAACGTTGACCGACGAAGACCAGAAGAAGCTCGATGACCTGGAACGGCAAGTCGCCAACGTCAAATCGCCAACCCTATCCGAGAAAACGCCGAGCAGCGAATTGCCGCTGGGGATTCCGGCGAGCTATTGGCTCGATTTGCGAAAATACGACCCCGCCACAGCGGCCACCGAATTGATGAAACCCATGCTGTTCTTGCAGGGCGAGCGGGATTATCAGGTGACCATGGAGGATTTTACCGGTTGGAAGAAAGCGCTCGCACAACGAAAGGACGTGGCGTTCATTTCGTATCCCAGGCTCAACCACCTGTTCATCGAAGGCGAAGGGAAGAGCACACCGGCCGAATACTCGACTCCCGGCAACGTGGCGAAGGTAGTCATCGACGACGTTGCCAAATGGATCGAAGCTTTCGCGGCACGGGCAACGGACCGCTGACAACAGAGTGACCTGGCTGGACCGCGGCCCTGACCGAGGTAAACTGAAATCAACAGCCTTAACAAGAGGTGCCGTTCGATGACCGAAGCGAACTTCAAAAAGAGCCTGCTGGCGACATCCGGCCGCTGGAGCAGATCGAGATAATTCTCGAAGATTCGCGGCGTGCTGCCGAAGCTGGCCCGCGCTTGCTCGCGCACGTTCCGGTCGACGTCGGCAATGGCCACCACGTCGCCGTACAGTCGGGCCTTGTCGGCAATGACCGACCCTTGATATCGCATGCCGACGGCGCCGATACCGAGGCGTTCGACTTTATGCCGCGGCTTTTGCTCAGCGGCGGCCGCTTGCGGAACGACTGCCACGCCTGCCGCCAATGCGGAGGTGGCAAGAAACGGCCGGCGACCAACTGAACTGGTTGGCATAATTGCCTCGTCGGCGCTCAGGGCGCCGCAGCGGCTGTGGACGGCCCGATGCCTTCCAGGATGACTTGCTGGAGCGTAGACGGATCGCCGAAACGTTTGGCCGCGTCCAGGATCTCCAATCCAACCAACTGTCCTTGGGCGTCGTATTCCGCGCCGAGCCCATCGGCCAACTCCTGCGTTGTGACCGTCGTATCCCGAAAGGAGATGTTCAGGGCATCCACCTCCTGATCGTAGCTGATTCGCATAGGAACGTATCTCTGTGGGCGTTCCAAAAGGCTTTTGCATTTTCAGTGAATTCTACTCCGCCTGGCTCGTGAGCGACAGCCGGTCCAGCTTAGGGTAGTGTCGTCACAGTTAGTTGGGCGCTGACTGGC harbors:
- a CDS encoding type II toxin-antitoxin system RelE/ParE family toxin, which translates into the protein MRRVLYSVQAEQDLRQIVEHIALDDLTAAIDWLDATEALFGLLATHPALGQRMETPRWGEVRQHTADSYVIYYRFDDDGLQVLRVLHAAREQDPLL
- a CDS encoding DUF3887 domain-containing protein, which produces MCRLVIIFFIAALADLPALFADEQPSEPLEAAKLLVARMAAGQFDKAIEAFEPTMKQVMPEAKLKDVWDGLTSQYGPLLRATETRATKAKQYELVFVTCEFRRGKLAAKVVFTADNKITGLFFVPSGTYKPPPYADPSKFEEQELPVGHGLWSVPGTLSLPKGDGPFPAVVLVHGSGPQDRDETIGPNKPFRDLAHGLAPQGIAVLRYEKRTKEHPTLMALSANTITVKEETIDDALAAVEALSSEKKIDTSRIFVLGHSLGGSVLPRIGQGNPSVAGFISLAGSTRPLEEIVLEQVRYVLSLNGTLTDEDQKKLDDLERQVANVKSPTLSEKTPSSELPLGIPASYWLDLRKYDPATAATELMKPMLFLQGERDYQVTMEDFTGWKKALAQRKDVAFISYPRLNHLFIEGEGKSTPAEYSTPGNVAKVVIDDVAKWIEAFAARATDR
- a CDS encoding DUF2283 domain-containing protein → MRISYDQEVDALNISFRDTTVTTQELADGLGAEYDAQGQLVGLEILDAAKRFGDPSTLQQVILEGIGPSTAAAAP